GCACCGATAGGTTTTCGTGTTTGCTGGCTGACATTGGTATTCCCCTATCACTGGGGGCAGAAAGGCAAGCCCGCTGTACAATGCGCAGCCCCCTCTCCGCCCCCTCATGGAAATTTAAAATCTGACTGCAGGCGGATCGTGTCTCACACGTGCTCTCTGAAGCTGAGTTTACCCTCCTCGTGCCGGGAGCAGGTCACGTTGTAGACGTCGCTGACCCATCTCTTCCACACCCCACCCATCTGGGTGCGGTTTACCGTGCATTGCCCGCGGAGCGGATTGGTAGGGTCGGCAATCTGCCACTTGCATTTGATGCATGGTTTGCCGGTTCCTTTTTTCTCGTGCATCATGTTTTCATTTTGAGCTGTTGCTGTCATGTGTCTCTCCTGTTCTGTTATTCTGGAGCCCCAGCGGAGTAACCGGTGGGGCTCCAGAAATCTGGCTTTGGGCTATTACAGCGGTGCGTTGATGTACTCGTAGTCATCGGCCCCGAAGTGCTGCTCGTTGCGGGCAATAATGGTGTTCTGTCCGTAGGTCGGGACATCCACGAAACGGGCACTGAAGCCGGAAACCCTGACGATAAGATCCTGATGCTTTTCCGGTTCTTTCTGGGCGGCTTTGAGTTCAGCGGTACTCACGCAGTTGAACTGCACGTGGGCAATGTTGAGTGACTCCCAGGTGTCCATGTACGACTTCCAGATATCGAAGCCATGGATGCTGCGCATCATCGGCACGTTGAGCCGCTGATTGAGCAAGTTGGTCTTCTGGTTCTTCTGTACCTTGGAAACCGACTTGAGCACCGCCGTTGGCCCCTTTTTGTCCGTGCCGAAGTAGGGTGAGATGCCGCCGTCATCGGCTGCGTCACCGCCAAAGCGGCCGTCCGGGGTGGGGCCGGTGCGGGAGCCGACCTCCATGTAGAGGCCGACAGCCTGGCCGACCGGCAGCACAGGACCTCCGGAAAAATTGGTCACTTTGGCCAATTCACCTCCGAGGATTTCCTCGTAGAACTTGCTGATGATACCGTCAGCGTAGGGGTCGTCGTTTCCCCACTTGGGCGCATTGAGGAAATCCTGGCGCATGGCTTCGTGGCCTTCCCAGTTGGCTTGGAGAGCGTCGAGGAGCTGCTTCATGGTGTACTTCTTCTCGTCGTAGATCAGCTTCTTGATGGCGACCAGGGAGTTGGCGGCAACGACGGTGGTGATCGGGTTGTGCCAACCGTTGGGCTGTTCGGAGAGCTCCACCGAGTCAATGCCGAGCTCCATGCAGCCGTCGTCGATGCTGGAAACAAAAGGCATCTGCATTACCTGGCACTCGAAATGCCGCATGACATCCTTGGCCCGGATGACCAGGCTGGTGACGTAGGCATACTGCTTGCGGAAAGCTTCCAAGAGGTCGTCAAAAGTCTTGAATCCCGTCGCCTCGCCAGTCTTGGGACCGAGCTGCATGCCGGAATAGGACCAGTCGTAGCCGTTGTTGAGGGCAATTTCCAGGAGTTTTGCCGGGAAAATCGCGCCGCCCCCTTCTGATCGGGTCTTCTGAGTTTTCCTCCTGCCGCAGACACCGGGCGACATACAGAGGACATTGGCCCATCGATGGGCCTCGTCGTCGGTGACCCCGTTTTCATTCAGGCTAAACTGGCTGTAGAACTTCATCTGTTCGACGCCAATCCTGTTGTGCATGATGGAGGGATAGCCCAGGCCGTCCCTGACGCACTCGAACACGAGCCGCTTCGTCTTGACCCGGCCAACCGGATCCCATCTGAAGACGATGGAGGGTTCGGTGGTGCGGATGTTGCGCGCCCCTTCCAGGATGGCATCGGTCATGTCGCTGCAGGCGTCTACAAAGCCTGGCTTGGTACCCCCCACCGTCAGGATGAACAGGTCATTGGAACCGGGGAATATTTCCCGATAGGCGCGGGATTTGCCGGCGCCGTGCTCGGAGATCTTCAGGCGCTCGCACTCCACCAGTTCCACCACATCCTTGTGGGTCATGGGCTGGAAGCTCCTGTCCTTGACGCTGATGTTATAGTACGGCTCCAGCAGTTCATCCTCCTTCTGGGCAAAGCCGCTGGCGTAGCGGTCAAGGGCATGGCAGATGAGGAAGACAAACCATTTGGACTGGAAGGCGTCCCTGAGTCCTTTGCACGGTTCGGCGGGGACCCGGTGGCAAATCTCCGAGATCTCCAACAGCTCTTCCTTGCGGGCGGAATTGGTCTCGAAATTTTCCGCGACGATCTTGGCCAGCCTGGCGTGACGGCGGGCCCAGTTGATGACCGCCTCGTCGGCAATGATCATTGCCTTCCAGAGATCGATCTTGGGGATCCAGGAGAGCTGCTTGGTGGCGTCCCAGGGGGTTTTTTCCATCTCGGCCTGGGCATTGGCCAGCTTTTCTTTGGCCAGTTCGATCCGCTTCAGGAGGCCGTCCTCCAGCACCGTCTCGTAAGGAGGGACAATGCTGTTGTAGCCGGAAGCGAACATGGGGCCTTCCATGGTGCTTACCTGATACATTCTGGTGAGGTCTGCCTGATCAAAATAGGGCTCGCACTTGGCCTGAATGCTGAACGGCTTCCAGTAGTTGAGGATCTCCTGGGCTTCATCCTTGGGCTGCGGCGCGTAGTCGGTCATCAGGTAGTCCTGGACCGCCATGTAGGCGAGCTCGGGATAGAGGGGGAACATCTCCGGATCTTCGGCATGGTAGCCGATGATCAGTTCGTCGTCCTGGAGCACCAGGGTGCAGTTATTGAGGAGATGGGCGAGTCCGAGGGCACGGCGGATGACTTCCGGCTTGCCGGCGGTTGCCTTGTGCGATTCGGTGATGAGCCGCATTCTTTCGATACCTGCCCGGACTTCCTTGTCGATGAATTCACCGGCAGAGGCATGCTTCCAGCGGCACCTTGCCTTGAGCCTCCTGGTCCGTTCGGTGGTCGGCTTGCAGAGGTTTTCGTGCAAAATCTCGTCAGGCACGTTCATTTCTTCCGGGTTTTCCAGCGGAAAATCGATTGTCCTGCCTTTGTAGTTGATGGACTGGGCTACCATTGCCATAAGTTATCTCCCTGTGAACTTTTTATTTGGACTTCTTGAAGGTCGGACATGAAGGGGTGGCATGCACCGTTGGCTTTGAAAGCCAGTATTTTCCTTTGGCATCTTCTTTCTGGGTCACGCAATCTCCCCGGCCCGGTTCATAGTCCCCTGCGTTTTCAGGAACGGCAAAATAGAATGAGCAATCTTGGCATGTGGTCATCTTGAATCTCCTTTATCGAGGAATTTGAAAAACTACTGTCTCCTCATCATGTTTTTGTTGGGCATTAAGGTTGTAATGGTTCTCGCTGCATCTCTTATTGCCGGACCGGCACCACCCCCTTTGCCCGTGACGGATGTGGCCGTCGCGGCAGAATACTGCCATCAGCCCTTGATGCCTCGTTGCCGACAGCGGTTCCTGTTGGTGATATGGTGCCGACCAAGCCGCCAATGGTAACCTCACGGATGCCTTTTATCCTGAGGGCATCTGCCAGGGGAAAAAGGTTACGGGCAGCAAGATCCGGGACCCCCAGGTAGTGGTAGCGCCGCCCCAATTGCGCATATTTGCCGGTTGCATAGGAGTGATAGGGAAGCAGATCCACACCGGTCAGGTAGTCGGCGAATTGTCCCAGGTACTCTGCATACATCTCGAAATCGCCGGCGGTGTCGTTGATGCCCGGAATAATCGGCAGATGGATGCGTGTCGCAGCTCCGGCCTTTATTAGCCGTTCGAGATTTGCCAGGATTTTGTGAAGGGAGCCGCCGATTACCTGCTCGTATTTTTCTGGCTCCAGCGATTTGATATCGACAATGAACAGGTCGACAAATTCCAACAGCGGGACGATATTTTCCCACTCTGCAAAGAGGCAGGTCTCCACTGCCACGTGGACATCCTCCCGGACCTTGAGAATACGAGTCAGTTCGCGGGTAAATGCCGGGTACATGAGAGGTTCTCCGCCACTGATCGTGACTCCGCCTCCGCTGTTGTTGTAAAAAATACGGTCCGATACCGCTTCTTCTACAATGGCGTTCATATCCAGAGGCTTGCCCACCGTTTCACGTGCACCGAACCGGCAGGCAGATACACATCCCAGGCACGACGTGCAGCGGCTTCTATCGACAATTTCCTCGACACCCTTTTGCGGCACGAAGGATGTGCATACGCCGGATGGGCAACTGCCGACGCACTGCCCGCATCCCTTGCATTTGTTTGCGTGAAAATAGAATTCGGGTTTTAAGCTGATGTTTTCCGGATTGTGACACCAGGGGCACTGGAGAGGACACCCCTTGACGAAGATGGTGGTTCTTATACCAGGGCCGTCCTGCAGACAGAACCTCTGGATTTCAGTGATAAGTGGAGTGAGCATTGGGCACCTCCTTGGCGGCAGATTGCTTTCATAAGGATATTGATAGCAGGAGCCATGCCAAAACAATGTTTCATAAATGTTAGTATGGTAGTGGTGTGATAGGTCGCGTATGTAGTCTTGTTGTGGTAAAGTCTTGTAAATTAAGTATGTTAAGTAAAAAACAACATAGAATAATATTGTTTTGTAATGGTGGTTATTTTGAAGGGTAATGGTGTTCGATGAGGGAAATTGATACTCTTTCAACTTTGCTCAATTTCTAAATACCGCCAGACCGGTTCTTCTTTTTCAGAAAATGATAAATTTTTTTTTTACCGGGCGCCTAAACTCGCATAGGTGAGTAGAAAGGAGGTTCAGGCGGGGGTGAGGCCTTTTCTGTTCTTCTGCTGGGCATCTGCGGTCAGGGTAAAAATTTGCTTTTTTCCCTG
This region of Geotalea daltonii FRC-32 genomic DNA includes:
- a CDS encoding benzylsuccinate synthase subunit beta, coding for MTATAQNENMMHEKKGTGKPCIKCKWQIADPTNPLRGQCTVNRTQMGGVWKRWVSDVYNVTCSRHEEGKLSFREHV
- a CDS encoding glycyl radical protein, with translation MAMVAQSINYKGRTIDFPLENPEEMNVPDEILHENLCKPTTERTRRLKARCRWKHASAGEFIDKEVRAGIERMRLITESHKATAGKPEVIRRALGLAHLLNNCTLVLQDDELIIGYHAEDPEMFPLYPELAYMAVQDYLMTDYAPQPKDEAQEILNYWKPFSIQAKCEPYFDQADLTRMYQVSTMEGPMFASGYNSIVPPYETVLEDGLLKRIELAKEKLANAQAEMEKTPWDATKQLSWIPKIDLWKAMIIADEAVINWARRHARLAKIVAENFETNSARKEELLEISEICHRVPAEPCKGLRDAFQSKWFVFLICHALDRYASGFAQKEDELLEPYYNISVKDRSFQPMTHKDVVELVECERLKISEHGAGKSRAYREIFPGSNDLFILTVGGTKPGFVDACSDMTDAILEGARNIRTTEPSIVFRWDPVGRVKTKRLVFECVRDGLGYPSIMHNRIGVEQMKFYSQFSLNENGVTDDEAHRWANVLCMSPGVCGRRKTQKTRSEGGGAIFPAKLLEIALNNGYDWSYSGMQLGPKTGEATGFKTFDDLLEAFRKQYAYVTSLVIRAKDVMRHFECQVMQMPFVSSIDDGCMELGIDSVELSEQPNGWHNPITTVVAANSLVAIKKLIYDEKKYTMKQLLDALQANWEGHEAMRQDFLNAPKWGNDDPYADGIISKFYEEILGGELAKVTNFSGGPVLPVGQAVGLYMEVGSRTGPTPDGRFGGDAADDGGISPYFGTDKKGPTAVLKSVSKVQKNQKTNLLNQRLNVPMMRSIHGFDIWKSYMDTWESLNIAHVQFNCVSTAELKAAQKEPEKHQDLIVRVSGFSARFVDVPTYGQNTIIARNEQHFGADDYEYINAPL
- a CDS encoding benzylsuccinate synthase gamma subunit family protein translates to MTTCQDCSFYFAVPENAGDYEPGRGDCVTQKEDAKGKYWLSKPTVHATPSCPTFKKSK
- a CDS encoding glycyl-radical enzyme activating protein; amino-acid sequence: MLTPLITEIQRFCLQDGPGIRTTIFVKGCPLQCPWCHNPENISLKPEFYFHANKCKGCGQCVGSCPSGVCTSFVPQKGVEEIVDRSRCTSCLGCVSACRFGARETVGKPLDMNAIVEEAVSDRIFYNNSGGGVTISGGEPLMYPAFTRELTRILKVREDVHVAVETCLFAEWENIVPLLEFVDLFIVDIKSLEPEKYEQVIGGSLHKILANLERLIKAGAATRIHLPIIPGINDTAGDFEMYAEYLGQFADYLTGVDLLPYHSYATGKYAQLGRRYHYLGVPDLAARNLFPLADALRIKGIREVTIGGLVGTISPTGTAVGNEASRADGSILPRRPHPSRAKGVVPVRQ